TGTCTATTTTTACGTAGACATTGTCTACTCTGATTCATGGGCCTAATCTGGTTAGGACTGTATAAATCTGTAGTGTGGTCTAGTCATATGCAGCTTTAATTTCTATATATATAGTGATCTCAACTTGAAGTTAACACAAGGTCTTTGGTGTTTACTGCTGTTATTGCTGATGTCTCCAAATACCAGAAGAAGCTGACATCTGGGCAAGGGGATGGTGATTTCATCAATTTCAGAGCTTAGCGTTAGAAAGGCAGCTGTGGGAGCCAATGTAAAATGCTTATAAATAGTTCAATTATTGTAGTGAAACATGCAGGAACCTTATGCCTAATAATGAAACCAatactttaaaacacacatttgtcCTGTCATGTGTTATCCACCATTATTATATTCAAAATCCAGTATAGACTGCCATGTAGATCTaagttgttcttctttcggctgctcgtGTTAGGGGTCGCTGCAGGGGATcactggtccgcatatttgatttggcacagtttttatgccagatgcccttcctgatgcaaccttcccgaattttatccgggcttgggacctacactgggagtgcactgtatgtagattgaaatgaaaataacagTGGAAAATCTTAAATAATTGTTGTGACTTTAGAGCCACCTTGTggtagttacatttacatttacatttatggcatttggcagatgcccttatccagagctacttacatttatctcatttatacaactgagcagctgagggttaagggccttgctcaagggcccagcagtggcagcttggtggtggtccaggaggaacattgtttcatttcactgtgtactgtgctAGCtttatatggttgaaatgacaataaagccacttgacttgacttggcaAGTTTAAAATTTGCACTTgccgaacactttattaggaacactgtactaatactCAGTAGGGCCTCTATTTGCTCTCAAAACACTGAagaggccactgaagaacactgaactcactgtcacGCTTGTGAATCCAGTTTCAGATGTCTTTTGCTTGGTGACATGgcgcattatcatgctggaagtagtcattagaagatgggttaattgtggccatgaagggatgcacatggtcagcaacaatactcaaataggctgtggcattcaagcgatgattgattggcaTTAACgagcccaaagtgtgccaagaaaacattccccacaccattacaccatgtCCACCAGCTGGGACTGTTTACACAAGGCAGACTGTGTCCATGGTTTCATGCTGTTGGCATCAAATTCTGagcctaccatctgtgtgcctcagcagaaatcaagactcatcagaccaggctatgtttttccagtcttcaactgtccagttttgatgagcctgtgcctactgcagcctcagcttcctgttcttggctgacaaaactggaacccaacatggtcttctgctgttgtagtccgtctgcttcaaggtttgatgtgttgtgcattctgagatgctgttctgctcaccacaattgtacagagtggttatgtgagttactgtagcctttctgtcagctcaaaccaatctggccattctccattgatgagagaggtcaacagagaatggccagactggtccgagctgacagaaaggatacagaactgccgctcactggatgttttttctttactgcaccATTCTgattaaactctagagactgttgtacatGAAAATCCCGGGAGAtaagcagttatagaaatactcaaaaagaaatactttttcccctattctgatagttgatgtgaacattatccaCTGGTGCTGGCCCATATTTGAAAAATAGCTGAAAAATGGCctgcctgattttatgcattgcactgctgccacacgattggctgatcagataattgcatgattcaaataagcactctttacaaccatggtaagcagaaaagctcAGATTGTacagcacatcaaaccttgaggtggatgggctacaacagcagaagaccacatcaggttccacacctgtcagccaagaacaagaatctgaggccatAATGGGCACAGACtaacaaaactggacagttgaagactggaaaaagaccagatgactTTCAATGTCACACATAGCCCATTTTTAATGGCACTCTAGGTAACTATGAATTGTGCAGTTTACCTAACCAAGATGTTGTACTTGTATTATTTCAGTAAACCTCACTAAAAACAACAATAGAGTAGATTTATAACTATAACTTCCTAACTAAGTTGAGGATGCGGACCTGAAAGAAAACAGGCCAGTGGCAGTTCTAGACCATTTGAACATGTTTTATACAAACAGATCAACAAATTGACCTTTGctcattatttattcagtctttttcagttttatattgAAGTTCTGTTAAATCAACTGTATTCTGCAGTTTTTATGCTTTCTTGCAAACAATTCAACAAGTTCATCTAGGGTAAATGACTTTGCCCTCCTTTACTCAATACTTAGAACAGCTAAATTGCTCAGTCTTTGATCTGCCGTAGTGGACCTGAGATAGGTTTTCACGAGCTTTAGTGCAGAAAAACTCCACTCACAAGAAGCAGTACTAACTGAGATTGAAACAGCTTTTTTTCAAAGTTTGAagagctcaaaaaaaaaaaatttgttataAGACTTATAAGTGAATGATGTCAGCTCTAATACACCTAAGTCCTCAGTGTTTGAGTCATACATTCTAGCAAATGAAAACAGAGCATCCTCTTTGAGAAACACATCACTGGTGTGGTTTAGGTTTTGGATGCCATTCATTATGTCACAGTTTCTGCTGGAGAGTCATCTGTTAAGCTCAGGGAGCATCTTGTCAGTTGCAGCTGCAAGAAATGTAAGTTGTTGTTTACATTTAACTTAATATCTAATTTAGTTGGATCTTTTAAAAAGATTATTCGTATAATTCGATGTTCACCACTCAGGATTTCAAAATCCCCAAGGATATgagttaatatttttctatttaaaaatcatatttaattaaaataaaatttacccCAACTGGGAGTCATAAATGATCCAGAACTCCAGTTTCAATGTTTAATCAAAATTTATGTCTACAGCTCAgcaatgtcattatttttaccCTAATTTTCCACCGTGATGAATAAAGTCTTATCTTAACCTATCTCATCTTAAGTAGCATTAAATCAACATACTGGATACAACTTTGCTGGGTTAGTCTATCCAGTCTATCTAGCCCAGCAATTTTTAGAGTGTAAAAGTGTATAGCCAATCAAATGGCCTGAGTTATacgattctttttttttttttttctgaatttcataagcttaaaaaaagcaaaataccATGAACAAGCAAGTTAAAGCCTATTAGCAGAATAATAGTATTAATGAACATGAATACAAAATGCAGTTGTTAACTGGAAAAGAACAAATCATTGGTTAAGTTCTTTAACTCTTGAAATAACTCTTATAATACTTACACTTTCcatcagaaaataaacagaaccctttctatgctctctctctctctctctctctctctctctctctccctctctctctctctctctctctctctatatatatatatatgttctgtACTGTTCATCCTACACACAGTCACAGGAAGCCTACCCCAGGGGAGTCAGGGCACTAGGCatgggtgccaacccatcacagggcacaatcacacacacactcacacactacggacagtTTAgcgatgccaatcagcctacagtgcatgactttggactgggggaggaaaccagagtacccggagaaaacccccaaagcacggggcgAAAATgtaaactctgcacacacagcgTGGAGGTGGGACTCAAGCCCCCAACCACGGAGATGTGAGGCAATgctgctaaccactaagccactgtgccccctcacaaatgtgttttataacCTAAAATTATAGCTTCTTGACCCTCTAGAAAGACATTTCCATATacagagacaacacacacacacacattaatcccctcgtaataataataataataataataataataataataataataataataataatgcattataaaagtCAGAATTCAGATTCTTGCTACAGGTCACTGATCTAATAATCAAGACTTTGGCATaacccagtttttttttttttccagggaaAGACCTTAGTGTGTCATTCATGAAGAATTTCTGCTTTTCAGAGGAAGATCTGATTATCTTTTATAAGAACTGACATAGTCTGTGGAGTCACTGTTactgtaatcattggcagaGGTTCAGAGCTGTCAGAACCTGTGCCAAAATGGTTCCAGTAGAACATGTTAATGTCTGTTGGAAATTCCTGAGAAACAAAAGTAAGTCTCATTGTTCATTCATATGACTGCTAAAGGTCTTGAATACAGACCTCATAGAAGAATTTCTTAATCAAGAGTATGATTTAAGtatgattattatataatcCACCAGGTCCAATCAAGATATAATCAGAAATGATAAGAGATGTAgtacatttattgcattttaatcaTGAAGAGAGTGTGACTTTATGTTGTGACTTTATGTTAAATCAGAATTTACAGCATATGATTTTAAagtatatctgtgtgtgaatCAACATTAAGTTTGTATCTTCTTTACCTGTGTAACGTGTGTGATTTcttaaaaaaagtgtattgttaAGGTTTATGaagaatattaatcaatattaaacataaaaaaaaaactagctgaGCTTGCGCCACAATTAAAGAGAAGGTACAGGGATACTGAAACAATTGTGGCGAGAGGCCAGGGgaatgattaaaagaaaaaatgagaaaactccACATTCTGTTCTAGTATTGTATAAAATCATGGGCCATGACTGTGTAAATCAAATGATCTAGACATCTCGGCTTTGTGGGCTGTTTCAATAATCTGATTTTTTGCATCTAAAACCCTTTAACTTTggaaagttatttttctttactgagAAAAGTTTTCCACGACAACGTTCAATACAAAAAATGTTACTGCTCAATTTGTTCTACTTATACAATcgtaaaggttctgtgtagaacagtAAAAGTAAGAACACTGAACTATACAATTCTAGGAATGTAGTTCTTTTACCTTCATTTGTAATGATCATAGATTTATCATAAATTAGTTAGAGACTGTTTAATTTATGTGTTCTAGCATAAAGACTTTCTTTTCACCTTGTAACAATTTATATATAAGGCACTGTGAGATTTTgaactcaaaataaaaaaaaatgcttcataaATAAAGATGCagattattcattaatttattatttgttttcattcattcattcattctttcagtttttcatttatcTTTCCCCAAAGAAACCTACACAAATACAGGGAGATCATGCAAAACTCTGTGTagatagtaacctgagctcaggatcaaacccaggatcctgagctgtgaggtggctaAGCAATCCACTATACCACCACCACtgattgagtgagtgattgattgattgatgcaATAATATTAGGTTGCCAAGACCATACTGGATGGTTCTGTTATTTTTAACCAATATAGTTAACAATCCAGTCAGATGCTAATTTATGAGTCCGTATAGAATATTTGCTCATGCttgaatgtgtgttttcttagTATTAATTATTAGAATTGAAGACAACCAGATTAACAAAGAGAACAAcctgtgacaaaaaaaattaagatatatttataggcttaatttaatttaattgacaATGTCAGATCACTTTACTTCTACAGGAGGGGTTGCATGTCTTACAGAGATATTCACTGTTTATACTACTGTCTGATCCAGTTATTTAGAGCCATCTGAGTCACTGACGAAGCAACTAAAGCATGACTATGAATCTATGAATAACATACACagtatagaatttttttaaaaatactttattagtaatattagtgaaatgttcataaatcgttgtaattaaaaatataagtttgttggttttattagatacagaaaatgtataaaaatactaCTAGATCTTAATTAATAATATGTTGAGTGAAGAAAGACTGAGGTGCTAAgagacgtttcttcagttcttctttcttttcttctctttcaacCATCTTCATTGCAGTAGCATTCCATGGTCCAGGTTCCTTCTGCAGGGAGGAAGAaagatgttaatgttaatgttaatgttagttgATGACTGACAGTTTAAAACAGTTAGGCTACATTATTGAGAACCAAATCAGATTAAAGTCAGTCCTATCAATctacataaaatacaatacCGTGTGGTCTTAAAATTACTAATGAGTTCTAGTGACACATTCATGTGTATAGGTGAGAGTAATATGACAGGAAAACTTGTAAATGTGAAACTTACCTTTTGAGGGCGTTCTGCACCCACTTGTCGTTGGGGTTGAGGCACAATTTAATTTCCTTCCGGAATTTCAGTGTAGCACTGCAAGTACAAGACATTGTTATTTTAAACATCTGTGAAAATGGCTGAGTCTAGGCCTAAATCAGATTGACCTGTTACaactacatatatttttttgcagatattattgcaaaatgttacaaaaaattAACTGCACAAAGTTTTtataatcatttcatttatacttacattacttCTATATCTTTGCAGTGAGGACCAGGTTGAAAAATCTCCAGCTTCACAATTCTATGATCAGAGATTTCCTTTGCCACTGTGTCTGTACACTGACATCGGTGATACAGGGCCGGAACTCCTGCAGAGGAAGAGAAATGTGATCAGTGCACAACTTCTCTGATGAAAATATGAATagtcttggttttttttttttaatgcctaaAAAAATTCTTGGAAAagaacaatttattttattgcactCATGAGCAAGATGTTCTTAGTAACTTCCTGTGTGCAAGTTGCCTCTTTAATGAAATACACCTAAAAGCATGAATTGATATAGCTTCTTAAGAAACCAGTAATATAGCCAACTCTATAAAGAAAAGTAAATATTCAACAAAATGTACTTACCTTCTGTCATTGCCAAGAGAGCACAGGTTAAAACAGTGATAGCTAGAGCTGAagacttcattattttttttaattaaagaaattcaGGAGACCACTTGTGTCAAGTGCTGCAGAGTTCTCAGCTAAGAAACTGAGCTTAGGGCCCTTTTATAGTCCTTCGGCTtccaatgaaaatgaaagattGCATAACAGACATTCTCCCCATGAAATTCAGTGCTCTTCCAGCGAAGTGATCACtatttgaagtgaagtgaagtgaattaTTTACGTAATATGCTACTTcctttactgatatacaaccatttttctgtaacattaaattttAGTTagaaagtaatgtttggaaatataaagcTTTTTACTGACTGAGTAATGCATAAGTCATAAGGAGTAAGAGAAAGGCTTGGAGCGCTGGCTTCTTGACATGTTATTACGTTATCAAACTCAGGAAGTCACAAACCAAATACACACGTTATTGTTCATCTGGGAATGCTGGGAGGTGAGTGGATGCACATGAAAGTGAAAATACCTCTTAAAATGTAAACTTTCTGAGtagtgagggagagaggaaaagatcAGGGTGGCTAGTAAACATAATGGTTTGAATCAGATTCCAAAATCAGTGAGATCCAATAATGCTGCACAAACCCACCATTTTCTCTCAGACTCTTACCAATGCAATATTTGTGACTAATTCACAATGTTGTCCGTTAGCATATAACCTATTCAGATTATTTatcttgtattttttgtatgtaaaaaaataaagtgaacaAATTATATCACAGAGAAAACTCttacatttattaatcttgTGTATACATAAGGAACAAAAACCTCCAACAACTAAATATTGGCAACTAAAGATTGTTTTTACTGTCCTAATGTGAAactgtatttataattatgacCCTAGTAAAATGTACAATGCATGATAATGTGATAATTGcataatatgatatgatatgataataaTTCCATATAGGCTTTGAAGGTTTTACCggtgaataaacacaaataaattgttGGCTGAACACACTGAAACCTACTTCAGTGAAACACTCTCAGCTCTTGTCTGAACTTGCTATAATTTTTTATgcctacatacagtacaatatCAATACATATCTTGTAGTTATAGAATTGAGAAATATGGGGGCAGCTCCAATGAAAATGGGTGAAATATTACATCAAATAACTTTTTGATGCGTATTGAGAGACACAGTTTGCCCTACAGAATTGCCATGGGAAtcatttttggtaggtactgTAGCAATCACTGCAGTCTTAGGTACTTCTTCCTAGTGtcataaacagaaataagaagTATACATATATGACCTTTGTGAAATAACACACCCATTTAATATGTAATTCATAACAGATTGCTTTCCACTGattaagaaaattaattatttaatatttggccCAAGAAGTTTAATATTAACTCCTGCATTGCTCTGTTGATGCTAAGTGAAATCAAAATGATGGGGGTTTATCATGTCCATTTAAACAGTCTGAAGGTAATGGACAAATTATGGGGACACAGACACATGGTGACAAATGCACCTAATCtaataatgtttcatttcaggattaggcttgtgtgtgtgtaaagatttAGTCTTAGCTTTGCTGCAGAATATGATGTTTAAACGTCTGAATTGTTTAGCTGTGGGATATCCTGTTGATCTCCTGAAGCAATATAGTCCGCATTAAGCACTTCAGTCAGCACAGACAGGCCTACTGTTAATCCCAAGGACCACTCTTAGCCCAGCTGATAGTAGAAAAATATGCTCTATAGGGTTACTTTTTAAACCTGGCATATTCCTGGTGATTAGGtcttttgttaaaaacactGGAGTTTATACTGAATCTAGCCAGGAGCTACAGCTGTGCCCTCATTTGAATGTGATGAGGTAGTCTGGGTAGGCCTGGCAGTCATGAAACACCACAAACATACTGGGTGTCTGCATGTTGTTGACCACACTGTCAAATCTGTCATTAGGATCCTGTGATGAGCGAGGAGGGGGAACCACCATGTCACCTTTTCCCTGGGTGTAATGACCCGTTAGTACAAGTGTCACAAACATGAGCTGTGTCCCATCTGTGGAAGGTGCAGAGTACGTGGGATTGGCCGAGTAGCTGGCATTCACAGCAAAGTATGTCCCGAGTCCATACATGGTTCCtgcacaggaaaaaaacaaacaaaatatctCAATCAAGTTAATTTTGGAAAATTAAATTTTAGTCCATTAATTTAAGTTGAAAAAGTTTGAAACCATATAAATGAGTGATGAATTTTAGTCAAGCACTCAATTAACCATTACCGTTTTGTCCAGCAAATCTGCGGTTAAAGTTACTGCGCTGTATAGAAGCGCAGGCATCAGCTGTGGTCCCGTGGTATAGGACTCTCTCTCCTGCCCCAACTGTCCCATTCTTATTCTGCAGCTCTTTCTTATGAACTTCGTAGGCCCGGCGCAGATTCACATTTTGAATGCGTTCAATCTGTGAAAAAATTTTTGATGTATAAGACTTGTTTTTACTGACAGCTTACTGCTGGTATACATTTTGTAATGTATCAACATccccccttttctctctttctctctctctctc
This genomic interval from Pangasianodon hypophthalmus isolate fPanHyp1 chromosome 4, fPanHyp1.pri, whole genome shotgun sequence contains the following:
- the LOC113540363 gene encoding C-X-C motif chemokine 10 — encoded protein: MKSSALAITVLTCALLAMTEGVPALYHRCQCTDTVAKEISDHRIVKLEIFQPGPHCKDIEVIATLKFRKEIKLCLNPNDKWVQNALKRRNLDHGMLLQ